The Caballeronia sp. NK8 genome includes a window with the following:
- a CDS encoding aconitase family protein — MYHLPSQPSDPSRTVRFDGRILFLSQNASVIERQLFGEDVTLEKASPLRTDISTDEITPAYICYYYDEKLGEYPYLGLDCAGTRPVKQGSVKAAGFAVTVAGRRYGKGSSREASPFAEWCAGVRLVIAESFERIYRQNCHNLGIFTSTDFGLIARIRRGEDIPVEEFTRGEDELTAELIRRRGLFRLTEARRAGWELSVPPAKSRPMTYAEKLVAKASGCGSVTPGQSVFAKTDWRYAHEYVSPMSISFLRRECGDKIELHDPNSIVCFSDHLTFIHRSMPAERRALGLLDVAQAMGKVQQRFCEEYGLRHHGLLNDREGSEGISHSIMAERYVKPAQLVVGTDSHTPHCGALGALAFGIGATEMANAWLTGDVRVKVPPTCRVNLIGRLPAGVEAKDIVLHLLRLPYVREGRAIGQVFEYGGEALASLSTDERATLTNMVAEIGGFSGIIAPDEETERFLRERRGIDFEVEPWMRSDNDAEVAHTIDVDCAQLEPMLARPGDPGQGVGLSELLDSVPVDIAYGGSCTGGKREDLRRCHEVLEWALSNGLKVAETTRFFLQFGSQDVRDYCVREGMLEVFERAGVELIEPGCGACVNAGPGVSERPDQVTVSAINRNFPGRSGPGKVWLASPSTVAASAVAGRIVSFEKLRASRNDN; from the coding sequence GTGTATCACTTACCTTCGCAGCCGTCTGATCCGTCGAGGACGGTGCGCTTTGATGGTCGAATTTTGTTCCTATCGCAGAACGCAAGCGTAATCGAGCGGCAACTGTTCGGCGAGGACGTCACACTTGAAAAAGCGTCACCGCTTCGTACGGACATCTCGACCGACGAGATCACGCCCGCCTATATCTGCTACTACTATGACGAGAAGCTCGGCGAGTATCCGTACTTAGGCCTCGACTGCGCGGGAACTCGCCCAGTCAAGCAGGGCAGTGTAAAAGCTGCCGGATTTGCGGTCACCGTGGCGGGCCGCCGCTACGGGAAGGGATCGTCGCGGGAAGCCAGCCCGTTCGCTGAGTGGTGTGCGGGTGTTCGTCTGGTAATCGCCGAGAGTTTCGAGCGCATCTACCGGCAGAACTGCCACAATCTAGGTATCTTTACATCGACCGATTTTGGCTTGATCGCGCGCATTCGTCGAGGTGAGGATATTCCAGTGGAGGAATTCACGCGCGGCGAAGATGAGCTCACCGCCGAGTTGATTCGCAGGAGAGGGCTCTTCCGGTTGACCGAGGCGAGGCGTGCCGGCTGGGAGCTTTCCGTACCACCTGCTAAGTCACGCCCCATGACCTACGCGGAGAAACTTGTCGCCAAAGCGAGCGGCTGCGGGAGCGTCACACCTGGTCAAAGCGTTTTCGCTAAAACCGATTGGCGTTATGCGCACGAATACGTGTCTCCGATGTCGATAAGTTTTCTGCGCCGGGAATGCGGTGACAAAATTGAACTGCATGACCCCAACAGCATCGTTTGTTTTTCGGATCATCTGACGTTCATCCACCGGAGCATGCCAGCCGAGCGACGCGCGCTCGGGCTGCTTGACGTGGCCCAAGCAATGGGGAAGGTACAGCAGCGATTCTGTGAGGAATACGGGCTGCGCCATCATGGGCTGTTGAACGACCGGGAAGGCTCCGAAGGGATCAGCCACTCGATCATGGCCGAGCGCTACGTAAAGCCGGCCCAACTTGTTGTTGGCACGGACTCTCATACCCCTCACTGCGGAGCGCTGGGCGCACTTGCGTTCGGGATTGGTGCGACGGAGATGGCTAACGCATGGCTCACGGGCGACGTGCGAGTGAAGGTGCCCCCGACCTGTCGGGTAAACCTCATAGGTCGTCTGCCGGCAGGCGTAGAGGCGAAGGACATTGTGTTGCATCTACTGCGTCTCCCGTATGTGCGCGAGGGCAGAGCAATTGGACAGGTATTTGAATACGGCGGTGAAGCATTGGCGTCGTTATCGACTGACGAACGAGCGACGCTGACGAACATGGTTGCGGAAATCGGTGGTTTCAGCGGCATCATCGCTCCGGATGAGGAAACGGAGCGCTTCCTGCGTGAGCGCAGGGGTATCGATTTCGAGGTCGAGCCATGGATGCGCAGCGACAACGATGCCGAGGTAGCACACACAATCGACGTGGACTGTGCGCAGCTTGAGCCCATGCTCGCGCGCCCGGGCGATCCTGGTCAAGGCGTGGGCCTGTCCGAACTCCTCGATTCAGTACCAGTCGATATCGCTTATGGCGGCTCTTGCACGGGCGGCAAGCGCGAAGATCTGCGTCGCTGCCATGAGGTGTTGGAGTGGGCTCTGAGCAACGGCCTAAAAGTCGCCGAGACCACTCGCTTCTTCCTGCAGTTCGGCAGTCAGGACGTACGTGACTACTGCGTGCGCGAAGGGATGCTGGAGGTCTTCGAGCGCGCAGGGGTCGAACTCATCGAACCGGGGTGCGGTGCCTGTGTCAACGCCGGGCCTGGTGTTTCGGAGCGTCCCGATCAGGTGACCGTCAGTGCCATCAATCGTAACTTTCCTGGGCGTTCTGGCCCCGGCAAGGTATGGCTCGCGAGCCCTTCTACCGTCGCGGCAAGTGCTGTTGCTGGCCGAATCGTGAGCTTCGAGAAATTGCGAGCATCGAGGAACGACAACTGA
- a CDS encoding MFS transporter: MQATGVMAKSDIERRTIRKVVWRLIPFLMICYLLAFIDRGNVGMASLQMNHDLGMSARVFGFGSSLFFISYFFCEVPSNMALQKYGARIWIARIMITWGIVSSATALVHNATTFYILRFLLGAAEAGFFPGVLLYLSYWIPASYRARIVATFMVAIPAASFIGSPISAALLQMDGFWGLRGWHWLFILEGIPTVLLGFVCLFVLTNKPADAKWLKDDERKWLVDALASETKTAKKVLDMPLTKLFRNRYVLCLALVDTCASAAGSTLSVWQPQLLKSFGLSVMQTGLINSIPYAVASVLMVYWGRRSDRSGERRWHTVVPMLLIGGGLFATSLSGSLVPTIFMLCAVLVGAYSFKGPFWALATDMLSNSAVAAGLATINAIANLLGGGLMVNVYGWVKEATGSYALALMPLAVLTLISVATLLILTRNGQAKHLARKTETV, encoded by the coding sequence ATGCAAGCTACCGGTGTCATGGCGAAATCGGACATTGAGCGCCGCACCATACGGAAAGTCGTATGGCGGCTGATTCCCTTCCTGATGATCTGCTATCTGCTGGCGTTCATCGACCGCGGCAATGTGGGCATGGCGTCGTTGCAGATGAATCACGACCTCGGCATGTCGGCGAGAGTGTTCGGATTCGGCAGCAGCCTGTTCTTCATTTCGTACTTCTTCTGCGAAGTGCCGAGCAATATGGCGCTTCAAAAGTACGGCGCGCGCATCTGGATTGCCCGCATCATGATTACGTGGGGCATCGTGTCGTCGGCAACGGCGCTGGTGCACAACGCGACGACGTTCTACATCCTGCGCTTTCTGCTCGGCGCGGCCGAGGCCGGATTTTTTCCGGGCGTGTTGCTGTATCTGTCGTACTGGATTCCTGCTTCGTATCGGGCGCGCATCGTCGCCACTTTCATGGTCGCGATCCCGGCCGCGAGCTTCATCGGCTCACCCATCTCCGCGGCGCTGCTGCAGATGGACGGGTTCTGGGGTCTGCGCGGCTGGCACTGGCTTTTCATCCTCGAAGGCATTCCCACGGTGCTGTTGGGCTTTGTCTGCCTGTTTGTCCTGACGAACAAACCTGCCGATGCGAAATGGCTCAAGGACGACGAACGGAAGTGGCTCGTTGATGCGCTCGCGAGTGAGACGAAGACAGCTAAGAAGGTGCTCGACATGCCGCTCACGAAGCTCTTTCGCAATCGCTATGTGTTGTGCCTGGCGCTCGTGGATACCTGCGCTTCGGCTGCCGGCAGCACGTTGTCGGTGTGGCAGCCGCAGTTGCTGAAATCGTTCGGCCTGTCGGTCATGCAAACGGGTCTCATCAATTCGATTCCCTATGCAGTGGCATCTGTCCTGATGGTCTATTGGGGCCGCCGCTCCGACCGTTCGGGAGAGCGTCGCTGGCATACAGTCGTGCCGATGCTCCTCATCGGCGGCGGACTGTTTGCGACGTCGCTGAGCGGCTCGCTCGTGCCGACGATTTTCATGCTGTGCGCAGTGCTCGTGGGTGCTTACTCCTTCAAAGGGCCTTTTTGGGCGCTTGCCACGGACATGCTGTCGAACAGCGCGGTTGCAGCGGGCCTCGCGACCATCAACGCGATCGCCAACTTGCTCGGCGGCGGTCTCATGGTCAATGTGTATGGATGGGTCAAGGAAGCGACGGGAAGCTACGCGTTGGCGCTGATGCCGCTTGCAGTCCTCACCCTCATCAGCGTCGCAACGCTTTTGATCCTGACGCGCAACGGGCAGGCGAAACATCTGGCTCGCAAGACGGAGACCGTCTGA
- a CDS encoding CaiB/BaiF CoA-transferase family protein, producing MSNPARLPLDGVRVIEFTHMVMGPTCGMILADLGAEVIKIEPPGGDKTRKLPGLGIGFFRSFNRNKKSVVLDINTPEGKEAAIELIGTCDAMLENFRPGLMTKLGLDYDTLSKRYPGLIYVSHKGFLPGPYEKRLALDEVVQMMGGLSYMTGPVGRPLRAGTSVNDIMGGMFGAIGVLAALREREHTGRGQEVQSALFENCVFLSGQHMQQYAMTREAPPPMPSRVSAWSVYDIFTLAGGEQLFIGAVSDKQFVTLCDVLNRPDLPDDPRFATNALRVAIRPELLDVLGEILKEHRIEELSPKLEAAGIPYAPIVRPDQLLDDPHLKASGGLVPMETDDGSITEVVLLPLTMGGRRPGVRRALARVGEHTHEVLARLKSRVVA from the coding sequence ATGAGCAACCCCGCAAGACTTCCCCTCGACGGCGTGCGCGTCATCGAATTCACGCACATGGTCATGGGGCCGACGTGCGGCATGATCCTCGCCGACCTCGGGGCCGAAGTGATCAAGATCGAGCCGCCGGGCGGCGACAAGACCCGCAAGCTGCCGGGCCTCGGTATTGGCTTCTTCCGCTCGTTCAACCGCAACAAGAAGAGCGTCGTGCTCGATATCAACACGCCTGAGGGCAAGGAAGCCGCGATCGAACTGATCGGCACCTGCGACGCGATGCTCGAAAACTTTCGCCCGGGCCTCATGACGAAGCTCGGCCTCGATTACGACACGCTCTCGAAGCGCTATCCCGGTTTGATTTACGTGTCGCACAAAGGCTTTCTGCCGGGACCTTATGAAAAGCGCCTAGCACTCGATGAAGTCGTCCAGATGATGGGTGGCCTCTCGTACATGACGGGTCCGGTCGGCCGGCCGCTGCGCGCTGGAACGTCGGTCAACGACATCATGGGCGGCATGTTCGGGGCGATCGGCGTGCTCGCCGCGCTTCGAGAACGCGAGCATACAGGACGCGGCCAGGAGGTGCAGAGCGCACTCTTCGAGAACTGCGTGTTCCTCTCCGGCCAGCACATGCAGCAATACGCGATGACTCGCGAAGCGCCGCCGCCGATGCCCTCACGCGTTTCGGCGTGGAGCGTCTACGACATCTTCACGCTCGCCGGTGGTGAACAGCTTTTCATCGGCGCGGTTAGCGATAAACAGTTCGTCACGCTCTGCGACGTGCTGAATCGCCCTGATCTGCCGGATGACCCGCGCTTCGCCACCAATGCGCTGCGCGTCGCGATCCGCCCCGAGCTGCTCGATGTGCTCGGCGAGATCCTGAAGGAGCATCGCATCGAAGAGCTATCGCCGAAGCTCGAAGCGGCGGGCATTCCATACGCGCCGATCGTACGCCCTGATCAACTGCTCGACGATCCGCATCTGAAGGCGAGCGGCGGCCTCGTACCGATGGAAACCGACGACGGCAGCATAACCGAAGTCGTCCTCCTGCCGCTGACGATGGGTGGCCGTCGTCCCGGCGTGCGTCGGGCACTGGCGCGGGTCGGCGAGCATACGCACGAAGTGCTCGCGCGTCTGAAGAGCCGCGTGGTCGCTTGA
- a CDS encoding MFS transporter, protein MKTSASLAQAQPDNRVEAKGYRDITRVEWRSLSLAGLGWTFESYDSFLLSLLLPTLALQFGLSKAQLGLFTSITAAGQIIGGILFGYVSDRLGRVRTAMLCIAIYSLFSGLLAFAPNEHWFATIRFFGALGMGGTWTAGAALIAETWHASRRGKGGALMQMGLPIGAILAITISSIVASVNDGLGGNGWRVLFLIGALPFFILFFVARKTPESAIWLERQRANAQPVMRKAPADEALNVRGLVTAFTFIFFLQYLYWGVFTWTPTFLVAVKHLDFVHSLKFVFALQFGAISGFLLFSAFVDRLGRRPMFMAYLLVGAAAVFGYIMSSSALVLMVAIFFTGFSVNGIFAGAGPFLAEIIGNTASRGFFMGLAYNGGRLGGFIAPLVIGTLASTSGGFVLGLSTTIVAFIAAAIVVFFAPETRGKALS, encoded by the coding sequence ATGAAAACAAGCGCGAGCCTGGCGCAGGCTCAGCCCGACAACCGGGTCGAGGCAAAGGGCTATAGGGACATCACCCGCGTCGAATGGCGGTCACTTTCCCTTGCGGGACTCGGATGGACGTTCGAGAGCTACGACTCGTTCCTGCTGTCGCTTCTTCTGCCGACGCTCGCCCTCCAGTTCGGTCTGTCGAAAGCACAGCTCGGGCTGTTCACGAGCATTACGGCAGCGGGGCAGATCATCGGCGGGATTCTGTTCGGCTACGTGTCGGACAGGCTCGGACGCGTGCGCACGGCCATGTTGTGCATCGCCATTTATTCGCTGTTTTCGGGGCTGCTCGCGTTCGCACCGAACGAACACTGGTTCGCCACCATCCGCTTTTTCGGCGCGTTGGGGATGGGCGGAACGTGGACTGCCGGCGCGGCACTGATTGCCGAAACCTGGCACGCGAGCCGTCGGGGCAAGGGCGGTGCGCTCATGCAGATGGGCTTGCCGATTGGCGCGATTCTCGCCATCACGATTTCGAGCATCGTCGCAAGCGTCAATGACGGCTTGGGCGGCAACGGCTGGCGAGTGTTGTTTTTGATCGGCGCGCTACCGTTTTTCATCCTCTTCTTTGTCGCACGCAAAACGCCCGAGTCAGCGATCTGGCTTGAGCGCCAACGCGCGAATGCTCAACCCGTGATGCGAAAAGCACCGGCCGACGAAGCGCTCAACGTTCGTGGTCTCGTGACGGCGTTCACGTTCATCTTCTTTCTCCAGTACCTCTACTGGGGCGTGTTCACCTGGACGCCGACGTTTCTCGTCGCGGTGAAGCACCTGGATTTCGTACATAGCCTCAAGTTCGTTTTCGCCCTTCAGTTCGGCGCAATCAGCGGTTTTCTGTTGTTCTCGGCCTTCGTGGATCGTCTCGGCCGCCGGCCGATGTTCATGGCGTACCTGCTCGTCGGCGCTGCGGCGGTGTTCGGCTACATCATGTCGTCGAGCGCACTGGTTTTGATGGTGGCGATCTTCTTCACCGGCTTCAGCGTGAACGGCATCTTCGCAGGCGCGGGGCCATTTCTCGCGGAGATTATCGGGAATACGGCGTCGAGAGGGTTCTTCATGGGCCTCGCGTACAACGGCGGGCGGCTCGGTGGCTTTATCGCGCCATTGGTCATCGGCACGCTGGCGTCGACATCGGGCGGCTTCGTTCTCGGGCTTTCGACGACAATCGTCGCGTTCATCGCGGCCGCCATCGTCGTCTTCTTCGCGCCTGAGACGCGGGGCAAGGCGCTTTCATGA
- a CDS encoding amidohydrolase family protein codes for MQKPTRRDFLKMSGALMAASTLSARAQATEAWSSGSERPSFRLPAGAVDCHMHIYDDRFPVAPGTTLRPPNATVEQYRLLQARLGVDRNIVVTPSTYGTDNRCTLDALKRFGSNARGVAVIDTSVSDEELHELHIGGIRAIRFNLSYPGATTVDMLAPLAERIAGMKWHIELVVQGVRLSELESHLSALPCPLVIDHIAHIPEPGGLTSEALRTAQRLVNRGNTFITLSGPYVDTKTGAPDYADVAPVAKTLINMAPERMLWGTDWPHPTEKGVKPDDAGLLDTIAGWIGRSDWQQKIFVDNPARLYGFD; via the coding sequence ATGCAAAAACCGACCAGACGCGATTTCCTCAAGATGAGCGGGGCGCTGATGGCGGCGTCGACGTTGTCGGCGCGTGCCCAGGCAACCGAAGCGTGGTCTAGCGGCTCGGAGCGGCCCTCGTTCCGACTGCCTGCCGGAGCGGTCGATTGCCACATGCATATCTACGACGACCGCTTTCCCGTTGCGCCCGGCACGACGCTGCGGCCGCCCAATGCAACGGTGGAGCAGTATCGGCTGCTGCAGGCACGTCTTGGCGTCGACCGGAACATCGTTGTGACGCCGTCGACCTATGGAACCGACAATCGCTGCACGCTGGATGCGCTCAAACGCTTCGGAAGCAACGCGCGCGGCGTGGCGGTCATAGACACGTCGGTAAGCGACGAGGAGTTGCACGAGCTTCACATAGGCGGCATTCGAGCTATACGGTTCAATCTCAGTTATCCCGGCGCAACGACGGTGGATATGCTGGCCCCGCTTGCGGAGCGAATCGCTGGCATGAAGTGGCATATCGAACTCGTGGTACAAGGCGTCCGGTTGTCCGAGCTGGAAAGTCATCTCTCGGCGCTTCCTTGTCCGCTGGTGATAGACCACATCGCGCATATTCCCGAGCCAGGCGGTCTCACGTCGGAGGCGCTCCGCACGGCGCAGCGCCTAGTCAATAGAGGCAATACGTTTATCACCTTGTCGGGGCCCTACGTTGACACAAAAACCGGCGCGCCCGATTACGCGGATGTTGCGCCCGTCGCGAAGACGCTGATCAACATGGCTCCCGAGCGAATGCTTTGGGGCACCGATTGGCCGCATCCGACTGAGAAAGGCGTCAAGCCAGATGATGCAGGTCTTCTCGACACTATCGCCGGGTGGATCGGCCGATCGGACTGGCAGCAGAAGATTTTTGTTGACAATCCTGCGAGGCTTTATGGGTTCGACTAG
- a CDS encoding amidohydrolase, with protein MQIVHAPHLPVREDWLALREEPVLEPELPIVDAHHHLWDRQSGRYLTDEFAKDVRCGHRVVSTVYVQCRSMLRHDGPESMKPVGEIEFASGIAAMYASGGYGPARGCEAIVGGADLTLGDELENVLEAMLEVSGGRLRGIRNPLAWHESPQVSSSPVTPPRDLVLDAAFQRGVKTLARFGLSLDAWVYHTQLGELYELARAAADVTVVIDHFGGPVGVGPHEGKREQVFADWKRGLARLATLPNTRIKLGGAGMSVFGFDFARRDLPPSSEDLAAAWRPYFDTCIELFGVERCMFESNFPVDKGMFSYGIVWNVFKRLAGPMTPHEKTALFSKTAAATYRLSLHGVE; from the coding sequence GTGCAAATCGTCCATGCCCCTCATTTGCCCGTCCGCGAAGACTGGCTTGCGCTGCGCGAGGAGCCGGTCCTCGAGCCCGAGCTGCCCATCGTCGATGCGCATCACCATCTTTGGGATCGTCAGTCAGGGCGATACCTGACCGACGAGTTCGCGAAGGACGTGCGATGCGGTCATCGAGTCGTATCGACCGTCTACGTGCAGTGTCGTTCGATGTTGCGACACGACGGTCCCGAATCGATGAAACCTGTCGGCGAGATCGAATTCGCGAGCGGCATCGCGGCGATGTACGCAAGTGGAGGGTATGGGCCGGCGCGCGGTTGCGAGGCGATCGTCGGCGGCGCGGATCTCACGCTTGGCGACGAACTGGAGAACGTGCTCGAAGCGATGCTGGAGGTATCGGGCGGGCGGTTACGCGGCATTCGCAATCCGCTGGCGTGGCATGAAAGTCCCCAGGTGAGTTCGAGCCCGGTTACGCCACCGCGCGATCTGGTGCTCGATGCCGCTTTCCAGCGCGGTGTGAAGACGTTGGCCCGTTTCGGTTTGTCGCTCGACGCGTGGGTCTATCACACGCAGTTGGGAGAGCTGTACGAGCTGGCTCGCGCTGCAGCGGATGTGACGGTCGTCATCGACCACTTTGGAGGACCGGTCGGCGTGGGGCCGCACGAAGGCAAGCGTGAGCAGGTATTCGCCGACTGGAAACGCGGCCTTGCACGTCTGGCGACTCTGCCAAATACACGTATCAAGCTCGGCGGCGCGGGCATGAGTGTATTTGGCTTCGATTTCGCGCGCCGCGACTTACCGCCTTCTTCCGAGGATCTCGCCGCCGCGTGGCGACCGTACTTCGATACCTGCATCGAATTGTTCGGTGTTGAGCGCTGCATGTTCGAGAGCAACTTTCCCGTCGATAAGGGCATGTTCAGCTACGGCATCGTGTGGAACGTCTTCAAACGACTGGCGGGTCCGATGACGCCGCACGAGAAAACAGCGCTTTTTAGCAAGACAGCGGCGGCGACTTACCGACTGTCACTTCACGGAGTCGAATGA
- a CDS encoding MFS transporter, whose protein sequence is MQQTVTAGTPPIAAPNVRVGVNPGAEISARMDRLPITRHLWMLVFLISLGGFFEVYDLIFTGYIAPGMAKSGLLQTTTHSFFGFNGIAGFIAATFAGLFVGTFGFGWMPDRYGRRTVFTYSLLWYSVGSSIMAFQTTPESVILWRFITGIGVGIEIITIDSYVTELVPQHMRGRAMAFNQMVMFLAAPVAAILSYWLVPTTVFGIDGWRVVVLAGSIGAVLVWFIRRAVPESPRWLATHGHVENGERIVSKIEEIVARQSGKPLPPPLPVIEQQAHRRASFAELLQPPYRSRLIMLIIFNFCQAIGYYGFANWVPTLLIGQGITVTKSLLYSFIIAFAMPAGPMLAMLYADKIQRKWLIVGGALAVVLCGLAFGQMKAVVPLIILGVLISLAGQTISVAFHAYQAELFPTAVRCRASGIVYSASRIGAMLSGFFIAFLLRDFGVAGVFTGITGSMLVVAVAIGVFGPKTNGVRLEELNR, encoded by the coding sequence ATGCAACAGACCGTTACCGCGGGCACCCCTCCAATCGCGGCGCCGAACGTTCGCGTCGGCGTCAACCCGGGCGCGGAGATCTCCGCGCGCATGGACCGCTTGCCGATCACGCGTCATCTCTGGATGCTTGTGTTCCTCATCTCGCTCGGCGGCTTCTTTGAAGTCTACGACCTAATCTTCACCGGCTACATCGCGCCGGGCATGGCGAAGAGCGGCCTCCTGCAGACTACCACGCACTCTTTTTTTGGCTTTAACGGCATCGCCGGTTTCATCGCGGCGACGTTCGCTGGCCTCTTTGTCGGTACGTTCGGTTTCGGTTGGATGCCGGATCGCTACGGCCGCCGCACTGTCTTCACGTATTCGCTACTGTGGTACTCGGTCGGCTCGTCGATTATGGCCTTCCAGACGACGCCCGAAAGCGTGATCCTGTGGCGGTTCATTACAGGAATCGGCGTGGGCATTGAGATCATCACGATCGACAGCTACGTCACCGAACTTGTGCCACAACACATGCGTGGCCGCGCGATGGCGTTCAACCAGATGGTGATGTTCTTGGCCGCCCCAGTCGCCGCGATCCTCTCATACTGGCTCGTGCCGACGACCGTGTTTGGCATCGACGGATGGCGCGTCGTGGTGCTCGCCGGATCGATCGGCGCGGTGCTCGTCTGGTTCATCCGCCGGGCGGTACCGGAAAGCCCGCGCTGGCTCGCGACACACGGCCACGTGGAGAACGGCGAGCGGATAGTGTCGAAGATCGAGGAGATCGTCGCGCGCCAGAGCGGCAAGCCGCTGCCGCCGCCGCTCCCGGTGATTGAACAGCAGGCGCATCGACGCGCATCGTTTGCGGAATTGCTGCAGCCGCCGTACCGCTCGCGCCTCATCATGCTGATCATCTTCAACTTCTGCCAGGCGATCGGCTACTACGGCTTCGCCAATTGGGTGCCGACGCTCTTGATTGGACAAGGCATCACCGTGACGAAGAGCCTGCTGTACTCGTTCATCATTGCTTTTGCGATGCCGGCCGGCCCGATGCTCGCGATGCTCTACGCCGACAAAATCCAACGAAAGTGGCTGATTGTTGGCGGAGCGCTTGCGGTGGTCCTTTGCGGGTTGGCATTTGGGCAAATGAAGGCAGTCGTACCGCTCATCATTCTAGGTGTGTTGATCAGTCTGGCTGGGCAAACAATCTCGGTGGCGTTTCACGCTTACCAGGCGGAACTCTTCCCAACCGCAGTGCGTTGCCGTGCAAGCGGTATTGTCTATTCAGCCAGCCGCATCGGCGCGATGTTGTCGGGATTCTTCATTGCATTCTTGTTAAGGGACTTTGGCGTTGCCGGTGTGTTCACTGGCATCACGGGGAGCATGCTGGTTGTTGCCGTGGCGATCGGCGTGTTTGGGCCCAAGACCAACGGTGTCCGGCTCGAAGAGTTGAATCGGTGA
- a CDS encoding MFS transporter → MNTAARSSGIVSRLFPALTEPALRRYLSGQVASVLGSWTQNVTLNLLVYHLSGSAAILALLNFLLYGPQLVVAPIAGSRIRSENARRVTLCVLTVSLVLTGSLIALSTLGVLGVKLILAHALAIGVSSAVEVPARQVLLLTSLQDGSLTSNAVAMNTMVYNVGRMVGPTIAGFVYPTLGPRASFVIYAFALCFMATCVRSIRLSEKAAPSRAESSLRDAVGYVMSDVFSARYLPILACIGLFAASYQTLVPLLADKAFHDAARFTGAFFACAGAGSLSSAVLLSSALGPRASARFIAWAPWSAIAALMVLATTDAAAASMPAFFILGFSLTFAATSTNATIQRQCPEHVRGGLIGMYGMAYNGTMPFGYLLVGTVSEALGVRHTFAAMAVVLAVGVISIVAWQRIKEQR, encoded by the coding sequence ATGAACACTGCCGCACGGTCATCGGGCATCGTCAGCCGGCTTTTTCCCGCGCTGACCGAGCCGGCGCTGCGGCGATATCTCAGCGGGCAAGTCGCGTCTGTTCTGGGCAGCTGGACCCAGAACGTTACGTTGAATCTGCTCGTTTATCACCTGTCGGGTTCGGCGGCGATTCTTGCCTTGCTGAATTTTCTGCTGTACGGACCGCAATTGGTCGTCGCGCCGATTGCAGGTTCGCGGATTCGTTCCGAGAACGCGAGGCGTGTCACGCTTTGCGTATTGACGGTGTCGCTCGTTCTGACCGGCAGCCTGATTGCTTTGTCGACGCTCGGCGTGTTGGGCGTCAAGCTGATCCTCGCGCACGCGCTGGCGATCGGCGTTTCGAGCGCCGTAGAAGTGCCCGCGCGCCAGGTGCTGCTGCTGACGAGCCTGCAAGACGGAAGCCTCACGTCGAATGCCGTGGCGATGAACACCATGGTCTACAACGTCGGACGGATGGTCGGGCCGACGATCGCGGGCTTCGTCTATCCGACGCTCGGACCGCGCGCATCGTTCGTCATCTACGCCTTTGCGCTGTGCTTCATGGCGACCTGCGTGCGCTCGATCCGCCTGTCCGAAAAGGCCGCACCGTCTCGCGCCGAAAGCAGCCTGCGCGACGCGGTCGGCTATGTCATGTCGGACGTTTTTTCAGCGCGCTATCTGCCGATTCTCGCGTGCATCGGTTTGTTCGCGGCGAGCTATCAAACGCTCGTGCCGCTGCTCGCGGACAAGGCGTTCCACGACGCCGCGCGTTTCACCGGCGCGTTCTTCGCGTGCGCGGGCGCTGGCTCGCTGAGTTCCGCGGTGCTGTTGTCGTCGGCGCTTGGGCCGCGTGCATCGGCCCGGTTCATCGCGTGGGCGCCGTGGTCGGCTATCGCTGCTCTGATGGTCCTCGCGACGACCGATGCCGCCGCGGCGTCCATGCCCGCGTTTTTTATCCTGGGCTTCAGCCTCACCTTCGCGGCCACGTCGACCAACGCAACGATCCAGCGACAGTGCCCGGAACACGTGCGCGGTGGACTCATCGGCATGTATGGCATGGCCTACAACGGGACGATGCCCTTTGGCTACCTGCTGGTCGGGACGGTATCCGAAGCGCTGGGCGTGCGGCATACATTTGCGGCGATGGCCGTGGTGCTGGCGGTGGGTGTCATTTCCATCGTCGCATGGCAACGAATCAAGGAACAGCGCTGA